A stretch of Pseudomonas sp. 7SR1 DNA encodes these proteins:
- a CDS encoding AAA family ATPase — protein sequence MLNTRETPLSSATGKAGLRLLISSRDATSLRDLQCVCQRMPSLEVSTRLVSNGHVDPLYGLDRMPDLLLLRVSHLWREELAALLQRPAHERPPMLVCGLLGDQEGMRLAMQAGARDVLPEPFAETELVAALNRLVAEVRLGNGAEGKLVAVISAKGGSGGTLVACNLAQQLSMRAGNTLLLDMDLQFGSVTHYLDVAQSHSHLEVLQQVDDLDGMALRGFCSHFSPTLHVLGGRAGELCLPQDAQPEQLDALLQLARTSYDWVVVDLPRQIDHLTGAVLEQVDRVYVVVQQSVSHLRDACALVRILREDLGMRGDQLQIVVNRYDKAAAISLKDIGEALRCANLSRLPNDFNLVSQSQNTGVPLGLHAPRAAITVALRDLTEDLVGHQMAADKGLLKRAFNRFFGG from the coding sequence ATGCTGAATACCAGGGAAACTCCGCTCTCGTCCGCCACCGGCAAAGCCGGGCTGCGGCTGCTGATCAGCAGTCGCGACGCCACATCCTTGCGCGACCTGCAATGCGTCTGCCAGCGTATGCCGAGCCTGGAGGTGAGCACGCGCCTGGTGAGCAACGGCCATGTCGATCCCCTTTATGGGCTGGACCGCATGCCCGACCTGCTGCTGTTGCGGGTCAGCCATCTGTGGCGCGAGGAATTGGCCGCACTGTTGCAACGTCCGGCCCATGAGCGCCCGCCGATGCTGGTGTGTGGCTTGCTCGGCGACCAGGAAGGCATGCGCCTGGCGATGCAGGCCGGTGCACGGGATGTGTTGCCCGAGCCGTTCGCCGAGACGGAACTGGTGGCAGCCTTGAATCGGTTGGTGGCGGAGGTACGCCTGGGCAATGGCGCCGAGGGCAAGCTGGTGGCCGTTATCAGTGCCAAGGGCGGCTCCGGCGGGACCCTGGTGGCCTGCAATCTGGCCCAACAGCTCAGCATGCGGGCCGGCAACACACTGCTGCTGGACATGGACCTGCAATTCGGCAGCGTGACCCACTACCTCGATGTGGCCCAGTCCCACAGTCATCTGGAGGTGCTGCAGCAGGTCGATGACCTGGACGGTATGGCGTTGCGCGGCTTCTGCAGCCATTTCAGCCCGACCCTTCATGTCCTGGGTGGCCGGGCCGGCGAATTGTGCCTGCCCCAGGATGCCCAGCCCGAACAGCTCGATGCCTTGTTGCAACTGGCCCGTACCAGCTACGACTGGGTGGTGGTGGACCTGCCGCGGCAGATCGACCACCTCACCGGCGCGGTGCTGGAACAGGTGGACCGGGTCTACGTGGTGGTGCAGCAGAGCGTCAGTCACCTGCGCGACGCCTGCGCCCTGGTGCGGATCCTGCGCGAAGACCTGGGCATGCGCGGGGACCAGTTGCAGATCGTGGTCAACCGCTACGACAAAGCCGCCGCCATCAGCCTCAAGGATATCGGCGAGGCCTTGCGCTGCGCGAACCTGTCCAGATTACCCAATGACTTCAACCTGGTCAGCCAGAGTCAGAACACTGGCGTGCCGTTGGGGCTGCATGCGCCGAGGGCGGCTATCACCGTGGCCCTGCGCGATTTGACCGAAGACCTGGTCGGTCACCAGATGGCGGCAGACAAAGGCCTGCTCAAACGTGCCTTCAACCGTTTTTTCGGGGGATGA
- a CDS encoding CpaF family protein yields the protein MISDFRNRLRKQSAKPGASMAAQNGDSLPDPTDELMAWEQAVPDVIYETRSQVSPVEAEWRERIYQQLLKVMDLSLLDALEQAEATRQIRDICQRLLDEHSAPVSSAGRQLIIKQITDEVLGLGPLEPLLADHSVSDILVNGHASVYVERFGKLQRTDVRFRDDQHLLNIIDRIVSGLGRRIDESSPLVDARLKDGSRVNAIIPPLAIDGPSMSIRRFAVDLLNTDSLIQVGSMTPAIALLLKAIVRGRLNVLISGGTGSGKTTMLNVLSSFIPHNERIVTIEDSAELQLQQPHVVRLETRPSNIEGRGEVSQRELVRNSLRMRPDRIVIGEVRGAEALDMLTAMNTGHDGSLTTIHANTARDALGRIENMVSMTGATFPIKAMRQQIASAIDVVIQLERQEDGKRRVVSMQEINGMEGEIITMTEIFSFVRQGIGENGEVLGEYRPSGMIPAFRDVLAKRGIELPLTMFRPEWMEARSS from the coding sequence ATGATCAGCGATTTCCGCAACCGCTTGCGCAAACAATCCGCCAAGCCCGGTGCCTCGATGGCGGCCCAGAACGGCGACAGCCTGCCGGACCCGACCGATGAACTGATGGCCTGGGAACAGGCTGTCCCGGATGTCATCTATGAAACCCGCAGCCAGGTCTCCCCGGTGGAAGCCGAATGGCGGGAACGGATCTACCAGCAGTTGCTCAAGGTCATGGACCTGTCCTTGCTCGACGCCCTGGAGCAGGCCGAGGCGACGCGGCAGATCCGTGATATCTGCCAGCGCCTGCTGGACGAGCATTCGGCGCCGGTGAGTTCCGCCGGTCGCCAGTTGATCATCAAGCAGATCACCGACGAGGTGCTTGGCCTGGGGCCGCTGGAACCCTTGCTGGCCGACCATAGCGTGTCCGACATCCTGGTCAATGGGCATGCCTCGGTCTATGTCGAGCGCTTCGGCAAGTTGCAACGCACTGACGTTCGCTTCCGTGACGACCAGCACCTGCTCAATATCATCGACCGCATCGTCTCCGGCCTGGGACGGCGTATCGACGAGTCGTCGCCCCTGGTGGACGCCCGGCTCAAGGACGGCTCGCGGGTCAACGCGATCATCCCGCCCCTGGCCATCGACGGTCCGAGCATGTCGATCCGGCGCTTTGCCGTGGACCTTCTCAACACCGACAGCCTGATCCAGGTGGGCAGCATGACCCCGGCCATTGCCCTGTTGCTCAAGGCCATCGTGCGCGGACGCCTGAATGTGCTGATTTCCGGCGGGACCGGCAGCGGCAAGACCACCATGCTCAACGTGCTGTCCAGCTTCATCCCGCATAACGAACGCATTGTCACCATCGAGGACTCGGCCGAACTGCAGCTGCAGCAGCCCCACGTGGTCCGTCTGGAAACCCGGCCTTCGAACATCGAGGGACGCGGCGAGGTGAGCCAGCGCGAACTGGTACGCAACAGCCTGCGGATGCGCCCGGACCGCATCGTCATCGGCGAAGTGCGCGGCGCCGAGGCGCTGGACATGCTGACGGCCATGAACACCGGCCACGATGGCTCCCTGACCACGATCCACGCCAACACCGCCCGCGATGCCCTGGGACGAATCGAGAACATGGTATCGATGACTGGCGCGACTTTTCCTATCAAGGCGATGCGTCAACAAATTGCCTCGGCCATCGATGTGGTGATCCAGCTGGAGCGTCAAGAAGACGGCAAGCGCCGCGTGGTGAGCATGCAGGAGATCAACGGCATGGAAGGAGAGATCATCACCATGACCGAAATCTTCTCTTTCGTGCGCCAGGGTATCGGCGAAAACGGCGAGGTGCTCGGGGAGTATCGACCCAGCGGCATGATCCCGGCCTTTCGCGACGTGCTGGCCAAGCGCGGCATCGAGTTGCCATTGACCATGTTCCGCCCTGAATGGATGGAGGCCCGTTCGTCATGA
- a CDS encoding type II secretion system F family protein → MNNIPAEFILIFLGMVFIAVFLLSQGVVVPVFGEAGKMRKRIRGRLHVLEKANHLPNMQTVLRQKYLTRLSPLEASLEQLPLMANLTQLIEQSGHEYRAYRVMLLGLALGMGGGAVVLMISQVWWMALLALSGLFWLPVLKIMRDRSKRFATFEEGLPDALDAMCRALRAGHPFNETLRLVADEHKGPVAQEFGMTFSDINYGNDVRRAMLGLLERMPSMTVMMLVTSILIHRETGGNLTEVLERLSRLIRGRFRFHRKIRTLSAEGRMSAWVLVAIPFVLAIAIVLTSPSYMPVLINDPIGHKLIIGAFCAMLIGIFWIRKIIRIQV, encoded by the coding sequence ATGAACAATATCCCTGCTGAGTTCATTCTGATTTTCCTGGGCATGGTGTTCATCGCGGTCTTCCTCTTGTCCCAGGGCGTGGTGGTGCCGGTGTTCGGCGAGGCCGGCAAGATGCGCAAGCGCATTCGCGGACGCTTGCACGTATTGGAAAAAGCCAATCACCTGCCCAACATGCAGACGGTGTTGCGGCAGAAATACCTGACGCGCCTGTCCCCCCTGGAAGCCAGCCTGGAGCAGTTGCCATTGATGGCCAACCTGACCCAGTTGATCGAGCAGTCCGGTCACGAATATCGCGCCTACCGGGTGATGCTGCTGGGCCTGGCCCTGGGAATGGGAGGCGGGGCCGTGGTCCTGATGATTTCGCAGGTGTGGTGGATGGCCCTGCTGGCGTTGTCGGGATTGTTCTGGTTGCCGGTACTCAAGATCATGCGCGACCGCAGCAAGCGGTTCGCCACGTTCGAGGAAGGCCTGCCGGATGCACTGGACGCCATGTGCCGGGCGTTGCGCGCCGGTCATCCGTTCAACGAAACCCTGCGCCTGGTGGCCGATGAGCACAAGGGCCCGGTCGCCCAGGAGTTCGGCATGACCTTTTCCGACATCAACTACGGTAACGACGTGCGCCGGGCCATGCTGGGCCTGCTGGAGCGCATGCCCAGCATGACCGTGATGATGCTGGTGACCTCGATCCTGATCCACCGCGAGACCGGCGGCAACCTGACCGAAGTGCTGGAACGCCTCAGCCGGCTGATCCGTGGGCGATTCCGGTTTCACCGCAAGATCCGGACCCTCTCGGCGGAAGGACGGATGTCGGCCTGGGTGCTGGTGGCGATCCCCTTCGTGCTGGCGATCGCCATCGTGCTCACCAGCCCCAGCTATATGCCGGTGCTGATCAACGACCCCATCGGCCACAAGCTGATCATCGGTGCGTTCTGCGCCATGTTGATCGGGATTTTCTGGATTCGAAAAATCATTCGGATCCAGGTTTAA
- a CDS encoding type II secretion system F family protein, with translation MDFLLGLFSRFTGSEEVARLLFIAVIGVSTVLAVVAVLLLLLGLQDPVQRRLALIKRGYGGTSAGQQAPGNLQLLLERVGQRFASTDQAQASATQTLLTHAGYRSASAVQMYWAVRLMLPLLLLGIALVLLPLIKVSVIVGLLIVTVVAGVGWLLPAIYVGKRKQARQGRLRAAFPDALDLMVVCVESGLALPTTIERVAEEMSVSQVELAEELALVNAQIRAGITSTEALRQLAVRTGLEDIQGLVSLLAQSIRFGTSVADTLRIYADEFRDRRTQAAEEMGAKIGTKLIFPLIFCLWPSFFLVAIGPAMIGVFRAFGNM, from the coding sequence ATGGATTTTTTGCTCGGGTTGTTCAGTCGGTTTACAGGAAGCGAGGAGGTGGCACGGCTGCTGTTCATTGCCGTGATCGGTGTCAGTACGGTACTGGCGGTGGTCGCTGTGCTCTTGCTGCTGCTGGGCCTGCAGGACCCGGTGCAGAGACGCCTGGCCTTGATCAAGCGCGGCTATGGCGGCACGTCGGCGGGACAGCAGGCCCCCGGTAACCTGCAACTGCTGCTGGAGCGGGTAGGCCAGCGCTTTGCCTCGACCGACCAGGCCCAGGCATCCGCCACCCAGACCTTGCTGACCCATGCCGGTTACCGGTCCGCATCGGCGGTGCAGATGTACTGGGCCGTGCGCTTGATGCTGCCGTTGCTGCTGCTCGGTATCGCGTTGGTGTTGCTGCCGCTGATCAAGGTGTCGGTGATCGTCGGGCTGCTGATCGTGACTGTGGTGGCGGGGGTCGGCTGGTTGCTGCCGGCGATCTATGTCGGCAAGCGCAAGCAGGCGCGACAAGGCCGGTTGCGTGCGGCATTTCCGGATGCGTTGGACTTGATGGTGGTGTGTGTCGAATCGGGCCTGGCCCTGCCTACCACCATCGAACGGGTGGCGGAAGAAATGTCGGTCAGCCAGGTCGAGCTGGCCGAAGAGCTGGCCCTGGTCAATGCGCAGATCCGTGCCGGCATCACCAGCACCGAGGCGCTCAGGCAACTGGCCGTGCGCACCGGGCTGGAGGACATCCAGGGCCTGGTCAGCCTGTTGGCGCAGAGCATCCGTTTCGGCACGAGCGTGGCCGATACCCTGCGTATCTATGCCGATGAATTTCGCGACCGGCGGACCCAGGCCGCCGAGGAGATGGGGGCGAAGATCGGCACCAAGCTGATCTTTCCTTTGATCTTCTGCCTCTGGCCAAGCTTCTTCCTGGTCGCCATCGGGCCCGCCATGATTGGCGTGTTCAGGGCCTTCGGCAATATGTAG
- a CDS encoding DUF3613 domain-containing protein — protein sequence MKTKQLSIVCMACLCTTAWAIEPGPSSAAQQGTESWMQLQIRGVVASTHLQTASATERELAMQRWLNSFNYPIPEYFDQDSGGEITSSK from the coding sequence ATGAAAACCAAACAACTGTCGATCGTGTGCATGGCCTGCCTTTGCACCACCGCCTGGGCAATCGAGCCCGGTCCTTCTTCCGCCGCCCAACAAGGCACCGAGAGCTGGATGCAGCTACAGATTCGCGGAGTGGTTGCCTCCACCCACCTGCAAACCGCCTCGGCCACCGAACGCGAACTGGCCATGCAGCGCTGGCTCAATAGTTTCAACTATCCGATCCCGGAGTACTTCGACCAGGACTCGGGTGGAGAGATCACCAGCAGCAAATGA
- a CDS encoding tetratricopeptide repeat protein, whose product MKAIIALTASLVLAGCASNGVASRPTSCVKPGSDQELALNLADDMANDGRLYASLANLEGLPEDLVQVRLRKARVLRLMGRNEAEPLYQSLLGTCLAADGEHGLGQLAAARNDNATAIEHLERAVKMAPTEGKIRNDLGVVYLNQRRIPEARFEFMTAMELRQSDSLAALNMVTLLIYQDNWKQAAELASMARLSPSQVADAQARAEKIRGMTNKVGITQADRLTEVADVSSGTVK is encoded by the coding sequence ATGAAAGCAATCATCGCGTTGACGGCCAGCCTGGTGCTCGCCGGCTGTGCCAGTAACGGCGTGGCGTCTCGCCCGACCAGTTGCGTCAAGCCCGGATCCGACCAGGAGCTGGCCCTGAACCTGGCCGACGACATGGCCAATGACGGTCGCTTGTACGCCAGCCTCGCCAACCTCGAGGGGCTGCCCGAGGACCTGGTCCAGGTCCGCTTGCGCAAGGCCCGGGTCCTGCGCCTGATGGGGCGTAACGAAGCGGAGCCGTTGTACCAGAGCCTGCTCGGGACCTGCCTGGCCGCCGATGGCGAACATGGCCTCGGCCAACTGGCCGCCGCCAGGAACGACAATGCCACCGCCATCGAACACCTCGAACGTGCGGTGAAAATGGCTCCCACCGAAGGAAAGATCCGCAACGACCTGGGCGTTGTCTATCTGAACCAGCGCCGGATCCCTGAAGCACGCTTCGAGTTCATGACCGCCATGGAACTGCGCCAGTCGGATTCCCTGGCGGCGCTCAACATGGTGACGCTGCTGATCTACCAGGACAACTGGAAACAGGCCGCCGAACTGGCAAGCATGGCCAGGCTGAGTCCCAGCCAGGTGGCAGACGCCCAGGCCCGCGCGGAAAAAATCAGGGGCATGACCAACAAGGTGGGGATCACACAGGCCGACCGTCTGACCGAGGTAGCCGATGTCTCATCCGGCACGGTCAAGTAA